In a genomic window of Bradyrhizobium sp. LLZ17:
- a CDS encoding aldo/keto reductase, producing MEQRKLGATGPTVSSLGLGCMAMSDAYGPADRGESIATIHAALDAGITLLDTGDFYGMGHNELLIREALKDRPRDKVQLSVKFGALRGPAGEFVGLDSRPAATRNFLAYSLQRLGTDYIDVYRPARLDPSIPIEETIGGIAEMVKAGYIRHIGLSEVGSVTIRRAHAVHPIVDLQIEYSLIERGIERDILKTCRELGIGITAYGVLARGLISGHWSKGSGKIGKDYRLMSPRFQGTNLDANLALAEQLRAIATEIGATPAQVAIAWVAAQGKEIVPLVGAKSRTRLAEALSATKVTLMPAHLAALAKAFPPNIASGTRYAAEQMAHLDSEKPVAA from the coding sequence ATGGAACAGCGCAAACTCGGTGCAACCGGCCCCACCGTCTCGAGCCTAGGCCTCGGCTGCATGGCCATGTCGGACGCCTATGGGCCAGCCGATCGCGGCGAGAGCATCGCCACCATCCATGCGGCGCTCGATGCCGGCATCACGCTGCTCGACACCGGCGATTTCTACGGCATGGGCCACAATGAATTGCTGATCCGCGAGGCGCTGAAGGATCGCCCGCGCGACAAGGTTCAGCTCAGCGTCAAGTTCGGCGCGCTGCGCGGCCCCGCCGGCGAATTCGTCGGACTCGATTCGCGGCCGGCTGCGACGAGGAACTTCCTTGCCTATTCGCTGCAGCGTCTCGGCACCGACTACATCGACGTCTACCGGCCGGCACGGCTTGATCCCAGCATTCCCATCGAGGAGACGATCGGCGGCATCGCCGAGATGGTGAAGGCCGGTTATATCAGGCATATCGGCCTGTCCGAGGTCGGCTCCGTCACCATCCGCCGCGCGCATGCCGTGCATCCAATCGTCGATCTCCAGATCGAATATTCGCTGATCGAGCGCGGGATCGAACGCGACATCCTGAAGACCTGCCGTGAGCTTGGCATCGGCATCACCGCTTATGGCGTGCTGGCGCGCGGCCTGATCAGCGGCCATTGGTCCAAAGGCTCCGGGAAGATCGGCAAGGACTACCGGCTGATGAGCCCGCGTTTCCAAGGCACGAACCTGGATGCCAATCTCGCGCTGGCGGAGCAGTTGCGGGCGATCGCCACCGAGATCGGCGCAACACCGGCGCAGGTCGCAATTGCTTGGGTGGCGGCGCAGGGCAAGGAGATCGTGCCGCTGGTCGGCGCCAAGAGCCGCACCCGTCTTGCTGAAGCGCTCAGCGCGACCAAGGTGACGCTGATGCCGGCGCATCTTGCGGCGCTGGCAAAGGCGTTTCCACCCAACATCGCCTCAGGCACGCGTTATGCGGCCGAGCAGATGGCGCATCTCGACAGCGAGAAGCCGGTCGCGGCCTAA
- a CDS encoding LysR family transcriptional regulator — protein sequence MADPDLRDLDVFVAVARTRNFRRAAVETRVSVSSLSQRLRDLEERLGVRLMNRTTRSVALTEAGELLLSRVAPALRDVGDALNQVRGLREVASGRLRINAPPPAVDLVLTPMIGPFIAAHPQVDLEIIAESGFVDIVSAGFDAGVRYGEHLAQDMVAIPLSGPQSYAVVASPAYLARRGKPGHPKDLLEHDCIRARYSSGVMHHWEFEKDGHLVKVDPPAKLISTNMGLAMRAALDGVGIWATLDGYVQEAVKSDALVSLLQDWCEPFPGPFLYYPSRRQVPPALRAFIDFVADWRKRNASRPA from the coding sequence ATGGCCGATCCCGACCTGCGCGACCTCGATGTCTTCGTGGCTGTCGCCCGCACCCGCAATTTCCGCCGAGCGGCGGTGGAGACTCGCGTGTCGGTGTCGAGCCTTAGCCAGCGCTTACGAGACCTGGAGGAGCGCCTCGGGGTGCGCCTGATGAACCGCACCACACGCAGCGTCGCCCTGACCGAGGCGGGCGAGCTGCTGCTGTCGCGCGTGGCGCCGGCTCTGCGCGATGTCGGCGACGCCCTGAATCAGGTCCGAGGCCTGCGCGAGGTCGCCTCAGGGCGCCTGCGCATCAACGCGCCGCCGCCTGCCGTGGATCTCGTCCTGACGCCAATGATCGGCCCGTTCATCGCGGCGCACCCGCAAGTCGATCTCGAAATCATTGCCGAAAGCGGCTTTGTCGACATCGTCAGCGCGGGCTTCGACGCAGGCGTACGCTATGGCGAGCATCTCGCGCAGGACATGGTGGCGATCCCGCTGAGCGGCCCTCAGAGCTATGCCGTCGTCGCATCGCCTGCCTACCTCGCTCGCCGCGGCAAGCCCGGTCATCCGAAGGACCTGCTCGAGCATGATTGCATTCGCGCCCGCTACTCGAGCGGCGTCATGCATCATTGGGAGTTCGAGAAAGATGGCCATCTCGTGAAGGTCGATCCGCCTGCCAAGCTGATCTCGACCAATATGGGCCTTGCCATGCGCGCTGCGCTCGACGGTGTCGGCATCTGGGCAACGCTCGATGGTTATGTCCAGGAAGCCGTGAAATCCGACGCGCTGGTCAGCTTGCTCCAGGATTGGTGCGAGCCGTTCCCGGGGCCTTTTCTGTATTATCCCAGCAGACGGCAGGTGCCACCGGCGCTGCGCGCTTTCATCGACTTCGTCGCAGACTGGCGCAAGCGCAACGCGTCGCGACCTGCGTAG
- a CDS encoding SH3 domain-containing protein: MALGRFCSVMALVCTWLSASVSPGHSAKDSTPQTASGLPVPRYVSLKSDHVNVRAGPTKDNDVAWVYTRSGLPVEITAEFENWRRVRDSEGAEGWVYHSLLSGRRTAVVTMKHKDDLAPIYDRADPDSAVAAKLQAGVVTQVKKCTTNWCHVTGNGFDGWIQQERLWGVYSDEQVN, encoded by the coding sequence ATGGCGTTGGGGCGTTTTTGTTCGGTGATGGCGCTCGTTTGCACCTGGTTGAGCGCCTCGGTCAGCCCCGGGCATTCGGCAAAGGACAGCACGCCCCAGACCGCGAGCGGGCTGCCGGTGCCGCGCTATGTCAGCCTCAAATCGGACCACGTGAACGTCCGCGCCGGCCCGACCAAGGACAATGACGTCGCCTGGGTCTACACCCGCTCCGGCCTGCCGGTTGAAATCACTGCCGAGTTCGAGAACTGGCGCCGGGTCCGCGACTCCGAGGGCGCCGAAGGCTGGGTCTATCACTCGCTGCTGTCGGGCCGCCGCACCGCGGTGGTCACGATGAAGCACAAGGACGATCTCGCGCCGATCTATGACCGTGCCGATCCCGACAGCGCTGTGGCCGCAAAGCTTCAGGCCGGCGTCGTCACGCAGGTGAAAAAGTGCACCACAAACTGGTGCCACGTCACCGGCAACGGTTTTGACGGCTGGATCCAGCAGGAGCGCCTCTGGGGTGTGTACTCGGACGAGCAGGTGAACTGA
- the irrA gene encoding iron response transcriptional regulator IrrA, whose translation MNENNAPHRDEDAHAAALLSGRQPALTGCPWHDVNEMLQSAGLRPTRQRMALGWLLFGKGARHLTAEMLYEEATLAKVPVSLATVYNTLNQLTDAGLLRQVSVDGTKTYFDTNVTTHHHYYLENSHELVDIEDPHLALSKMPEVPAGYEIARIDMVVRLRKKR comes from the coding sequence ATGAACGAAAACAACGCGCCCCATCGCGACGAAGACGCCCATGCGGCGGCCCTTCTGTCCGGCCGCCAGCCGGCCCTGACCGGCTGCCCGTGGCACGACGTCAATGAAATGCTCCAGTCCGCCGGCCTTCGCCCGACCCGGCAGCGGATGGCGCTGGGCTGGCTGTTGTTCGGCAAGGGGGCACGCCACCTCACGGCCGAAATGCTCTACGAGGAAGCGACACTGGCCAAGGTCCCGGTCTCGCTCGCGACCGTCTACAACACGCTGAATCAGCTGACCGATGCCGGCCTGCTGCGCCAGGTCAGCGTCGACGGCACCAAGACCTATTTCGATACCAACGTCACCACGCACCACCATTATTACCTCGAGAACAGCCATGAGCTGGTCGACATCGAGGACCCACATCTGGCGCTGTCCAAGATGCCGGAGGTGCCCGCGGGATACGAGATCGCGCGCATCGACATGGTCGTGCGGCTGCGCAAGAAGCGCTGA
- the fabA gene encoding bifunctional 3-hydroxydecanoyl-ACP dehydratase/trans-2-decenoyl-ACP isomerase, translating into MLNRRNGYEYEDLLACARGEMFGPGNAQLPLPPMLMFDRITDISETGGEFGKGVVRAELDVKPDLWFFGCHFKNDPVMPGCLGLDALWQMVGFYLGWSGGEGRGRALGLNELKFSGQVLPEARKVVYNIDIKRVMRSKLVLGIADGWLSVDDQIIYRAKDLKVGLFKQGTSLG; encoded by the coding sequence ATGCTGAACAGGCGCAACGGTTACGAATATGAAGATCTTCTGGCATGTGCCCGCGGCGAGATGTTCGGCCCGGGCAATGCGCAATTGCCGTTGCCGCCGATGCTCATGTTCGACCGCATTACAGACATCAGCGAGACCGGCGGCGAATTTGGCAAGGGGGTGGTGCGCGCCGAGCTCGACGTCAAGCCCGACCTCTGGTTCTTCGGCTGCCACTTCAAGAACGATCCCGTGATGCCCGGCTGCCTTGGCCTGGATGCGCTATGGCAGATGGTCGGGTTTTATTTGGGCTGGAGCGGCGGCGAAGGGCGCGGCCGCGCGCTTGGCCTGAACGAGCTGAAGTTCAGCGGCCAGGTGCTGCCCGAGGCCCGCAAGGTTGTGTACAACATCGATATCAAACGCGTGATGCGTTCAAAGCTGGTGCTCGGCATCGCCGACGGATGGCTTTCGGTCGATGACCAGATTATTTATCGCGCAAAGGATCTGAAGGTCGGCCTGTTCAAGCAGGGTACCAGCCTAGGCTGA
- the fabB gene encoding beta-ketoacyl-ACP synthase I: protein MRRVVVTGMGIVSSIGNNTQEVLASLHEAKSGISRAEKYAELGFRSQVQGAPTIDPATVVDRRAMRFLGQGAGWNHIAMEQAIQDSGLGPDEVSNIRTGIIMGSGGPSARTIVEAADITRTKGPKRVGPFAVPKAMSSTASATLATWFKIKGVNYSISSACATSNHCVGNAYETIQIGKQDVIFAGGCEELDWSLSVLFDAMGAMSSKYNDTPATASRPYDINRDGFVIAGGAGVLVLEELEHAKARGARIYGEIVGYGATSDGYDMVAPSGEGAERCMRMAMSTVKTKVDYINPHATSTPAGDPPEIEALRKVFGVGEKCPPISATKALTGHSLGATGVQEAIYSLLMMNNGFICESAHIQELDPVFADMPIVRKRIDNVKIGTVLSNSFGFGGTNATLVFSRLDGDAAI from the coding sequence ATGAGGCGGGTTGTGGTCACCGGGATGGGCATCGTCTCGTCGATCGGAAACAACACCCAGGAAGTGCTTGCGAGCCTTCACGAGGCGAAGTCAGGCATTTCGCGGGCTGAGAAATATGCCGAGCTCGGCTTCCGTTCGCAGGTGCAGGGGGCGCCGACGATCGATCCCGCGACGGTTGTCGACCGGCGTGCGATGCGCTTCCTCGGCCAGGGCGCGGGGTGGAATCACATCGCGATGGAGCAGGCGATCCAGGATTCCGGTCTGGGACCTGACGAAGTCTCCAACATACGTACCGGCATCATCATGGGCTCGGGCGGCCCGTCCGCCCGCACCATCGTCGAAGCCGCCGACATCACCCGCACCAAGGGACCGAAGCGCGTCGGACCGTTTGCAGTGCCGAAGGCGATGTCGTCAACCGCGTCCGCAACGCTTGCGACCTGGTTCAAGATCAAGGGTGTCAACTACTCGATCTCGTCGGCCTGCGCCACGTCCAACCACTGCGTCGGCAATGCCTACGAGACCATCCAGATCGGCAAGCAGGACGTCATCTTCGCCGGCGGCTGCGAGGAGCTTGACTGGTCGCTGTCGGTGCTGTTCGACGCCATGGGCGCAATGTCCTCGAAATACAACGACACGCCCGCCACCGCCTCGCGGCCCTACGACATCAATCGCGACGGCTTCGTCATCGCCGGCGGCGCCGGCGTGCTGGTGCTGGAAGAGCTCGAGCATGCCAAGGCGCGCGGCGCGCGCATCTACGGCGAGATCGTCGGCTATGGTGCGACGTCGGACGGTTACGACATGGTGGCGCCGTCAGGCGAGGGCGCCGAGCGCTGCATGCGCATGGCGATGTCGACGGTGAAGACCAAGGTCGACTACATCAATCCGCACGCCACCTCGACGCCGGCCGGCGATCCGCCGGAGATCGAGGCGCTCCGCAAGGTGTTCGGCGTCGGCGAGAAGTGCCCGCCGATCTCGGCGACCAAGGCGCTGACCGGGCATTCGCTGGGCGCGACCGGCGTTCAGGAAGCGATCTATTCGCTGCTGATGATGAATAACGGCTTCATCTGCGAGAGCGCGCACATCCAGGAGCTCGATCCTGTGTTCGCCGACATGCCGATCGTGCGCAAGCGCATCGACAACGTCAAGATCGGCACCGTGCTGTCGAACTCGTTCGGCTTCGGCGGCACCAACGCCACGCTGGTGTTCAGCCGGCTGGATGGTGACGCTGCTATCTGA
- the fabI gene encoding enoyl-ACP reductase FabI: protein MEGLMKGKRGLIMGIANDHSIAWGMAKTLQAHGAELAFTFQGEALGKRVKPLAESLGVELVLPCDVEDIASVDATFAELREKWGQLDFVIHAIGFADKNELKGRYADTSRDNFSRTMVISCFSFTEVAKRAAELMPQGGSMITLTFGASQRAMPNYNVMGVAKAALEASVRYLAADFGPRGIRVNAISAGPIRTLAGSGIGEARAMFAFMQKHSPLRRGVTLDELGGSALYLLSDLSGGVTGEIHYVDSGYNIVLMPKPDDLKSE from the coding sequence ATGGAAGGTTTAATGAAGGGCAAGCGCGGTCTGATCATGGGCATTGCCAATGATCACTCGATCGCCTGGGGCATGGCGAAGACGCTGCAGGCCCATGGCGCCGAGCTCGCCTTCACCTTCCAGGGCGAGGCCCTGGGCAAGCGCGTCAAGCCGCTGGCGGAATCTCTTGGCGTGGAACTGGTGCTGCCCTGCGACGTCGAGGACATCGCCAGCGTCGATGCCACCTTCGCTGAGCTGCGCGAAAAATGGGGCCAGCTCGACTTCGTGATCCATGCGATCGGTTTCGCCGACAAGAACGAGCTGAAGGGCCGCTACGCCGACACCAGCCGCGACAACTTTTCGCGCACCATGGTGATCTCCTGCTTTTCGTTCACGGAGGTCGCAAAACGCGCCGCCGAGCTGATGCCGCAGGGCGGCAGCATGATCACGCTGACGTTCGGCGCCTCTCAGCGCGCGATGCCTAACTACAACGTGATGGGCGTCGCCAAGGCGGCACTGGAAGCCTCGGTACGTTATCTCGCCGCGGATTTCGGACCGCGCGGTATCCGCGTCAACGCGATCTCCGCCGGGCCGATCCGCACGCTCGCCGGCTCCGGCATCGGCGAGGCGCGCGCGATGTTTGCGTTCATGCAAAAGCATTCGCCGCTCCGCCGCGGCGTCACGCTCGACGAGCTTGGCGGCTCGGCGCTGTATCTGCTGTCGGATCTCTCCGGCGGCGTGACCGGCGAGATCCACTATGTCGATTCCGGCTACAACATCGTCCTGATGCCGAAACCGGATGATTTGAAATCAGAGTGA
- a CDS encoding glutathione S-transferase family protein: MIKLYYSPRSRSFSALWLMEETGLPYERVLTDISTGAQKAPDFLKVNPMGKVPALSDGDAALGESAAICAYIADRYPETKLAPHVTDPRRARYLQWLFFSPSCIEPAIIQIFTKIEVPTSTAAWGSATQVFDVLEAALAKGPWILGEEFSAADVTVGSGLNFAVRLFKMVPSRPAFDAYLARCMARSAFQRAEKIAAG, encoded by the coding sequence ATGATCAAGCTCTACTATTCGCCCCGCTCGCGCTCGTTTTCCGCGCTCTGGCTGATGGAAGAGACCGGCCTGCCCTATGAGCGCGTGCTGACGGACATTTCGACCGGCGCGCAGAAGGCGCCGGATTTTCTCAAGGTCAATCCGATGGGCAAGGTGCCGGCACTTTCCGACGGCGACGCTGCGCTCGGCGAATCCGCCGCGATCTGCGCCTACATTGCCGACCGCTATCCCGAGACGAAGCTGGCGCCTCACGTAACCGATCCGCGCCGCGCGCGCTATCTGCAGTGGCTGTTCTTCTCGCCGAGCTGCATCGAGCCCGCCATCATCCAGATTTTCACCAAGATCGAGGTGCCGACCTCGACCGCAGCCTGGGGCAGCGCGACGCAGGTCTTCGACGTGCTCGAGGCTGCACTCGCGAAGGGGCCGTGGATTCTCGGCGAGGAGTTTTCCGCCGCCGACGTCACGGTCGGCTCGGGGCTGAATTTCGCGGTGCGCCTGTTCAAGATGGTGCCGTCGCGGCCGGCCTTCGACGCCTATCTCGCGCGCTGCATGGCGCGATCAGCGTTCCAGCGCGCGGAGAAGATCGCGGCGGGTTGA
- a CDS encoding N-acetyltransferase family protein, translated as MSHPVIRPARADEYDEIGRVWMESWVSTGLAEASNFLLANLRARIRREIEDGWSLFVADDHGTIAAMLALHLPKLYLDMLFVGPAYQGQSLGRQLLAFTRTQMPDEISLRCVRENEKAWRWYEREGFVFEKEEVEPSNGFVMKYYRWKRAA; from the coding sequence ATGTCGCATCCGGTGATCCGCCCCGCCCGCGCCGACGAATACGACGAGATCGGCCGTGTCTGGATGGAGAGCTGGGTCTCCACCGGGCTTGCCGAGGCGAGTAACTTCCTGCTGGCGAATTTGCGCGCGCGAATCCGGCGCGAGATCGAGGACGGCTGGAGCCTGTTCGTCGCCGACGATCACGGCACGATCGCCGCAATGCTGGCGCTGCATTTGCCGAAGCTCTATCTCGACATGCTCTTCGTCGGGCCCGCCTATCAAGGGCAATCGCTCGGCCGGCAATTGCTCGCCTTCACCCGCACGCAAATGCCCGACGAGATCTCCCTGCGCTGCGTGCGCGAGAACGAAAAGGCCTGGCGCTGGTACGAGCGCGAGGGTTTTGTGTTCGAGAAGGAAGAGGTCGAGCCGTCGAACGGGTTTGTGATGAAGTACTACCGGTGGAAGAGAGCGGCCTGA
- the katG gene encoding catalase/peroxidase HPI yields MDDTSKCPFSGGKRVPANRDWWPTQLSIEMLHKNSALSDPMGKEFDYAKEFKTLDLNAVIKDLTALMTESQEWWPADFGHYGGLMIRMAWHSAGTYRITDGRGGAGAGQQRFAPLNSWPDNANLDKARRLLWPIKQKYGRKLSWADLMVLAGNVALESMGFKTFGFAGGRADVWEPEELYWGPEGTWLGDERYSGERQLAEPLGAVQMGLIYVNPEGPNGKPDPIAAAKDIRETFFRMAMNDEETVALIAGGHTFGKTHGAGDPSLVGPEPEAGALEDQGLGWKSKHASGLGGDAITSGLEVTWTTTPTKWSNNFFENLFKYEWELTKSPGGANQWTAKGADAIIPDPFDKSKKHRPTMLTTDLSLRFDPAYEKISRRFLEHPDQFADAFARAWFKLTHRDMGPVARYLGPLVPKETLIWQDPIPAVNHELASDQDIASLKAKILASGLSVPELVATAWASASTFRGSDKRGGANGARIRLAPQKDWEVNQPAQLAKVLGKLEAIQKEFNASAGAKKVSLADLIVLGGTAAVEKAAKDAGVDVKVGFTPGRMDASQEQTDAASFAPLEPRADGFRNFIGKRQQFLMPEEALVDRAQLLRLTGPEMTVLLGGLRVLGANAAGSKNGVLTSKVGTLTNDFFVNLLDMSTQWTPTGTDGSYEGRDRKTNAVKWTGTRVDLIFGAHSQLRAYAEVYATSDSKEQFVKDFAKAWTKVMNLDRFDLAA; encoded by the coding sequence ATGGACGACACTTCGAAGTGCCCGTTTTCGGGTGGAAAACGCGTACCGGCGAACCGCGATTGGTGGCCGACCCAGCTCAGCATCGAGATGCTGCATAAGAATTCCGCCCTGTCCGATCCGATGGGCAAGGAATTCGACTATGCCAAGGAATTCAAGACGCTGGACCTGAACGCTGTCATCAAAGACCTGACCGCGCTGATGACGGAGTCGCAGGAGTGGTGGCCGGCGGATTTCGGCCATTACGGCGGCCTGATGATTCGCATGGCCTGGCACAGCGCGGGCACCTACCGCATCACCGACGGCCGCGGCGGCGCCGGTGCCGGTCAGCAGCGCTTCGCTCCGCTGAACAGCTGGCCCGACAACGCCAACCTCGACAAGGCGCGCCGGCTGCTGTGGCCGATCAAGCAGAAATATGGCCGCAAGCTGTCCTGGGCCGATTTGATGGTGCTCGCCGGCAACGTCGCGCTGGAATCGATGGGCTTCAAGACCTTTGGTTTCGCCGGCGGTCGCGCCGACGTGTGGGAGCCGGAAGAGCTCTATTGGGGTCCCGAAGGCACCTGGCTGGGCGATGAGCGCTACAGCGGCGAACGCCAGCTCGCCGAGCCGCTCGGCGCGGTGCAGATGGGCCTCATCTACGTCAACCCGGAAGGTCCGAACGGCAAGCCGGATCCGATCGCGGCGGCCAAGGACATCCGTGAGACCTTCTTCCGCATGGCGATGAACGACGAGGAAACCGTAGCCCTGATCGCCGGCGGCCATACCTTCGGCAAGACCCATGGCGCGGGTGATCCGTCGCTGGTCGGACCGGAGCCGGAAGCGGGCGCGCTCGAGGATCAGGGTCTCGGCTGGAAGAGCAAGCACGCTTCGGGCTTGGGCGGCGATGCCATCACCAGCGGCCTCGAGGTGACCTGGACCACGACGCCGACGAAGTGGAGCAACAACTTCTTCGAGAACCTGTTCAAATACGAATGGGAGCTGACCAAGAGCCCAGGCGGTGCGAACCAGTGGACGGCCAAGGGTGCCGACGCCATCATTCCGGATCCGTTCGACAAGTCCAAGAAGCATCGGCCGACGATGCTGACGACCGATCTCTCGCTGCGCTTCGATCCGGCCTATGAGAAGATCTCGCGGCGCTTCCTCGAGCATCCTGATCAGTTCGCGGACGCCTTCGCCCGCGCCTGGTTCAAGCTGACCCATCGCGACATGGGACCGGTCGCACGCTATCTCGGCCCGCTGGTGCCGAAGGAGACTCTGATCTGGCAGGATCCGATTCCGGCCGTGAACCACGAACTGGCGAGCGATCAGGACATCGCCTCGTTGAAGGCGAAGATCCTGGCCTCGGGCCTGTCGGTGCCGGAGCTGGTCGCGACGGCCTGGGCGTCGGCGTCGACGTTCCGCGGCTCCGACAAGCGGGGCGGTGCCAATGGCGCGCGCATCCGGCTTGCGCCGCAGAAGGACTGGGAGGTGAACCAGCCGGCTCAGCTCGCGAAGGTTCTGGGCAAGCTCGAAGCCATCCAGAAGGAGTTCAACGCGTCGGCCGGCGCGAAGAAGGTCTCGCTTGCCGATCTGATTGTCCTCGGTGGCACCGCCGCGGTCGAGAAGGCCGCGAAGGATGCCGGCGTCGACGTCAAAGTCGGCTTCACGCCGGGCCGCATGGATGCTTCGCAGGAGCAGACGGATGCGGCCTCGTTCGCGCCGTTGGAGCCTCGGGCGGATGGTTTCCGCAACTTCATCGGCAAGCGGCAGCAGTTCTTGATGCCCGAGGAAGCACTCGTCGATCGCGCGCAGCTGCTGCGGCTTACCGGCCCGGAAATGACGGTGCTGCTCGGCGGCCTGCGCGTGCTCGGCGCCAATGCGGCCGGTTCGAAGAACGGCGTCCTCACCTCGAAGGTGGGAACGCTGACCAACGATTTCTTCGTCAACCTGCTCGACATGAGCACGCAATGGACCCCGACGGGCACCGATGGCAGCTACGAAGGACGCGACCGCAAGACCAACGCGGTGAAGTGGACCGGCACGCGTGTCGATCTGATCTTCGGCGCACACTCGCAGCTGCGCGCCTATGCCGAGGTCTATGCCACGTCCGATTCCAAGGAGCAGTTCGTCAAGGACTTCGCCAAGGCCTGGACCAAGGTGATGAACCTCGACCGCTTCGATCTCGCGGCGTGA
- the rpsO gene encoding 30S ribosomal protein S15 produces the protein MSIAAERKAEVIKTNANKPGDTGSPEVQVAILSERINNLTSHFKTHVKDNHSRRGLLKLVSTRRSLLDYVKKRDEARYKALLEKHNIRR, from the coding sequence ATGTCGATTGCCGCAGAACGCAAAGCGGAAGTCATCAAGACGAATGCCAACAAACCCGGCGACACCGGTTCGCCCGAGGTGCAGGTCGCGATCCTTTCGGAACGCATCAACAACCTCACGAGCCATTTCAAGACCCACGTGAAGGACAACCATTCGCGTCGCGGCCTCCTGAAGCTGGTGTCGACCCGCCGCTCGCTGCTCGATTATGTGAAGAAGCGGGACGAGGCGCGCTACAAGGCGCTGCTCGAGAAGCACAATATTCGTCGTTAA
- the truB gene encoding tRNA pseudouridine(55) synthase TruB yields MMMDPAHGIIGSEEPETRDVQKNNFADAAGDIQPRQEARRINNDPRASKQHKGQQPRRDRRDVHGWVVLDKPIGMTSTQAVAVLKRLFQAKRAGHAGTLDPLASGGLPIALGEATKTVPFVMDGRKRYRFTVCWGEERDTDDVEGRVTATSDQRPTREAIEALLPRFTGVIEQVPPRYSAIKVQGERAYDLARDGEIVELAPRPVEIHHLSLVDQPDSDRSTFEAECGKGTYVRALARDMGRILGTYGHICALRRTLVGPFGENDMIPLDQLEALCDRAASGEGSLADALMPVETALDDIPALAVTRADAARLHRGQAVLLRGRDAPISSGTVYVTVAGRLLALAEVGNGEIIPKRVFNLTGLTASSGRNERN; encoded by the coding sequence GTGATGATGGACCCGGCTCACGGCATAATCGGCAGCGAAGAGCCCGAGACCCGCGACGTGCAGAAAAATAATTTCGCGGATGCCGCCGGCGATATCCAGCCGCGGCAGGAGGCGCGTCGCATCAACAACGATCCGCGCGCGAGCAAGCAGCACAAGGGCCAGCAGCCGCGCCGCGACCGGCGCGACGTCCACGGCTGGGTGGTGCTCGACAAGCCGATCGGCATGACCTCGACACAGGCCGTGGCCGTGCTCAAGCGCCTGTTCCAGGCCAAGCGCGCGGGACACGCTGGCACGCTCGATCCGCTCGCCTCCGGCGGCCTGCCGATCGCGCTCGGCGAAGCCACCAAGACGGTTCCCTTCGTGATGGACGGCCGCAAGCGCTACCGCTTCACCGTGTGCTGGGGCGAGGAACGCGACACCGACGACGTCGAGGGCCGGGTGACCGCGACCTCCGACCAGCGCCCCACGCGCGAGGCCATCGAGGCCCTGCTGCCTCGCTTTACCGGGGTGATCGAGCAAGTCCCGCCGCGCTATTCCGCGATCAAGGTCCAGGGCGAGCGTGCCTACGACCTCGCCCGCGACGGCGAGATCGTGGAACTGGCGCCCCGCCCGGTCGAGATTCACCATTTATCTCTTGTAGATCAACCGGATAGCGACCGTTCAACGTTCGAGGCCGAGTGTGGCAAGGGCACCTATGTCCGCGCGCTGGCCCGCGATATGGGCCGCATTCTCGGGACTTACGGCCATATCTGCGCGCTGCGCCGGACCCTGGTCGGCCCATTCGGCGAGAACGACATGATTCCGCTGGATCAGTTGGAGGCTTTGTGCGATAGAGCCGCGTCCGGCGAGGGCAGCCTCGCCGACGCGCTTATGCCTGTTGAGACCGCGCTGGACGACATCCCGGCACTGGCCGTCACTCGGGCTGATGCGGCAAGGCTCCATCGGGGCCAGGCCGTTTTATTGCGCGGACGGGATGCGCCCATTAGTAGCGGCACAGTCTATGTCACGGTGGCAGGGCGTCTTCTGGCGCTTGCTGAAGTTGGCAATGGCGAAATCATCCCCAAGCGTGTGTTCAACCTGACCGGCCTGACTGCCAGCTCCGGTCGCAACGAGAGAAATTGA
- the rbfA gene encoding 30S ribosome-binding factor RbfA, translating into MRVGEQVRHAIAEILAQGSVHDADLEGHIITVPEVRMSPDLKLATIYVMPLGGRDTEVVLAALERNKKFLRGDVARRVNLKFAPELRFRVDERFDEAERIEKLLRTPAVQKDLEQDPDTDREEEQ; encoded by the coding sequence CTGCGTGTCGGCGAGCAGGTTCGCCACGCGATAGCCGAGATTCTGGCGCAAGGCAGCGTGCATGATGCGGACCTTGAGGGCCACATCATCACCGTGCCGGAGGTGCGGATGTCGCCCGACCTGAAGCTCGCGACAATCTACGTCATGCCGCTCGGTGGCCGCGACACCGAGGTGGTTCTCGCTGCGCTCGAGCGCAACAAGAAATTCCTGCGCGGCGACGTCGCGCGGCGCGTTAACCTGAAATTTGCACCTGAGCTTCGCTTCCGCGTCGACGAACGATTCGACGAAGCGGAACGGATCGAGAAGCTTTTGCGAACACCTGCGGTGCAGAAGGACCTGGAACAGGATCCGGACACGGATCGGGAAGAAGAACAGTGA